A stretch of Rhizobium glycinendophyticum DNA encodes these proteins:
- a CDS encoding capsular polysaccharide synthesis protein produces the protein MRRSIKGKQALKAENYNPRYDTISKKLPKIIWVYWHVELAEAPEVAKLGMRSWQIMNPGWSVNFVTESNLRSFIEPPVSPLPRKVQWRADVIRLALLARYGGVWVDMTSFCVKPLDHWLPTMMESGFFAFPDLYPSRLVNNAFLAAVPGEYLTNKWSRLMYRYFSKPGKLLHYFWCMHLFEFIVLTDRRARGIWRRTPKLRSRGAMLLKRMIGERDLYSPIPQDIDLSSVLWQKLSSRLDERALLAIREISATGEVDLLRLENLTDPENVPVQVVGQP, from the coding sequence ATGCGTCGGAGCATCAAAGGGAAACAGGCGCTCAAGGCCGAAAACTACAATCCCCGTTACGACACAATCAGCAAGAAACTGCCGAAGATTATATGGGTCTATTGGCATGTGGAACTGGCGGAGGCGCCGGAGGTTGCGAAACTTGGCATGCGCAGCTGGCAGATTATGAACCCCGGCTGGTCTGTGAATTTTGTCACTGAGAGCAACCTGAGAAGCTTCATCGAACCGCCAGTGTCGCCACTACCGCGAAAGGTTCAATGGCGGGCCGACGTCATTCGCCTCGCCTTGCTCGCTCGCTACGGGGGCGTATGGGTCGACATGACCTCCTTCTGCGTGAAGCCCCTGGATCATTGGCTACCAACCATGATGGAGTCCGGATTTTTTGCGTTTCCCGACCTTTATCCGAGCAGGCTGGTCAACAATGCATTCTTGGCAGCAGTGCCGGGAGAATATCTGACCAACAAATGGTCTCGCCTGATGTATCGCTATTTTAGCAAACCAGGCAAACTCCTCCATTATTTTTGGTGCATGCATCTATTTGAGTTCATCGTTTTAACGGACCGACGGGCGCGCGGAATTTGGCGACGAACACCGAAGCTTCGGAGCCGCGGAGCAATGCTGCTCAAGCGCATGATCGGAGAGCGGGATCTGTACTCCCCCATCCCGCAAGACATCGATCTGTCTTCTGTCCTTTGGCAAAAACTCAGCAGCCGGCTGGATGAGCGTGCGCTTCTGGCGATCCGCGAAATCAGCGCGACCGGTGAGGTCGACTTGTTGAGACTCGAAAATCTGACTGATCCGGAGAACGTTCCAGTTCAGGTCGTTGGACAGCCGTAA
- a CDS encoding PhzF family phenazine biosynthesis protein: MAREYAIYDVFTDTKLAGNPLAVIFDGEGLSDAAMQAVARELNLSETVFVQPADHAAHTARIRIFTPGRELPFAGHPTVGTAIALAERSYASDRDSVDLVSVLEENVGPVRCAVRLRNGEAGFCEFDLPRISSRHALTLDPQKLADALSLKASAIGFENHVPTVWSAGVPFLLVPVHDLAAVEGLEFDPHLWERVAPMSEGRLTSAYVYCRGGIHHAAKFHARMFSPDMGISEDPATGAAVAALSGAIHHFDALPDGHHPMMIEQGVEMGRPSHIHLHIDVKDGAVARARIGGQAVRVAAGELDL, translated from the coding sequence GTGGCGAGAGAGTATGCAATCTACGACGTGTTTACCGACACCAAGCTTGCGGGTAATCCGCTCGCAGTCATCTTTGACGGCGAGGGATTGTCTGACGCGGCCATGCAGGCCGTCGCCCGGGAGCTCAACCTCTCGGAAACCGTTTTCGTGCAGCCTGCGGATCACGCGGCCCACACCGCGCGCATCCGGATCTTTACCCCGGGCCGGGAACTGCCCTTTGCCGGGCATCCGACCGTCGGAACGGCGATAGCGCTTGCAGAGCGCAGTTATGCCAGTGACCGCGACAGTGTCGATCTGGTGAGTGTGCTTGAGGAAAATGTTGGACCTGTGCGCTGTGCGGTGCGGCTTCGGAACGGCGAGGCGGGTTTTTGCGAATTTGACCTGCCACGCATCTCCAGCCGCCATGCACTGACACTTGACCCGCAGAAGCTCGCCGATGCGCTATCCCTCAAGGCAAGCGCGATCGGCTTCGAAAACCATGTGCCGACCGTGTGGAGTGCCGGGGTCCCCTTTCTGCTCGTACCGGTTCATGACCTTGCCGCTGTCGAAGGCCTTGAATTCGATCCACATCTGTGGGAGCGGGTTGCGCCGATGAGCGAGGGACGATTGACCTCGGCCTATGTGTATTGTCGTGGCGGCATTCATCACGCCGCGAAGTTCCATGCGCGGATGTTTTCGCCCGACATGGGCATTTCCGAAGACCCGGCGACCGGAGCGGCGGTCGCAGCACTCTCCGGTGCCATCCATCATTTCGATGCCCTACCGGACGGCCATCACCCGATGATGATCGAGCAGGGCGTGGAGATGGGACGGCCTTCGCACATCCATCTCCACATCGATGTAAAGGATGGCGCCGTTGCGCGTGCGCGGATCGGCGGGCAGGCGGTGCGTGTCGCGGCGGGTGAGCTGGATCTCTGA
- a CDS encoding NUDIX hydrolase, translating into MIDHEMGLPADGRVVAIEGLDLRVEPAPHPLELAHAEKIAAHWSREQRANPALYNGRLILQREMLFEKGHVRAIGHEASFASFLWWRRQADLTGACHLFGYPVLVSGDGALIAVEMAAHTANPGQVYFAAGSLDPSDVVDGRCDLHGNMRREVLEETGLDLATAQVGGGLYASYRPHKLTLFQLFRFAEPSEVLLERIAEFAKAAPEQEILRAVAIRSPDRDAQRYGPAMLPILDWYFETVV; encoded by the coding sequence ATGATCGACCACGAGATGGGGCTGCCGGCGGATGGCCGTGTTGTTGCGATAGAGGGATTGGATCTGCGAGTGGAACCCGCACCGCATCCGCTCGAGCTTGCCCATGCCGAGAAGATTGCTGCGCATTGGAGCCGCGAACAGCGGGCCAATCCGGCGCTATACAACGGTCGGCTGATCCTGCAGCGCGAGATGCTCTTCGAGAAGGGGCATGTCCGGGCCATTGGTCATGAAGCGTCTTTCGCGAGCTTTCTCTGGTGGCGTCGGCAGGCCGATCTTACCGGTGCATGCCACCTCTTCGGCTATCCGGTGCTGGTATCTGGCGATGGAGCCTTGATCGCTGTCGAAATGGCGGCGCATACGGCCAATCCTGGTCAGGTTTATTTTGCGGCGGGGTCTCTCGACCCGTCGGACGTGGTCGACGGCCGCTGCGACCTCCACGGCAACATGCGGCGCGAGGTGCTGGAGGAAACCGGACTCGACCTTGCGACTGCCCAGGTCGGCGGCGGGCTTTATGCCAGCTATCGCCCGCACAAGCTGACCCTGTTTCAGCTCTTCCGCTTCGCGGAACCGTCGGAGGTGCTTTTGGAGCGGATTGCAGAGTTTGCGAAGGCGGCGCCGGAGCAGGAGATATTGCGGGCCGTCGCTATCCGCAGCCCTGACCGCGATGCGCAGCGCTATGGTCCCGCGATGCTGCCGATCCTCGACTGGTACTTCGAAACGGTCGTGTGA
- a CDS encoding endonuclease/exonuclease/phosphatase family protein, which yields MTLRIASFNIENLVTRFDFTGFRNQLRSDRVLKLFEIRSEADYQRLEAARVVAATDDTRQLSALAIADTDADILCLQEVDNMEALKAFEYGYLFRMVGAGYRQKYLVEGNDSRGIDVAVLMREETRHGERIEVQDVKSHAALTYHDLNLYTPSLGPNIQPQDRIFKRDCLELDLLVGGRPLTLYVVHFKSMTNGREGGDGRASTMPVREAEVRAVRHIIENRFGREHARDRNFVICGDMNDYQERIDVIGDRRQGYEFVPRDALPSALDVFSQDGFAENVMRRRDVLDRWTLYHARGPEEQHLCQLDYIWLSAGLALSNPTAVPEIIRNGQPFRTPFPPGQEVERYPRIGWDRPKASDHCPVALSLHLP from the coding sequence ATGACGCTTCGCATTGCCAGCTTCAACATCGAAAACCTCGTTACGCGTTTCGATTTCACCGGCTTTCGCAACCAATTGCGTTCCGATCGTGTGCTGAAGCTGTTCGAGATCCGCAGCGAGGCTGATTATCAGCGGCTCGAGGCGGCGCGGGTGGTTGCTGCCACCGACGACACACGGCAATTGTCGGCGCTCGCCATCGCCGATACGGATGCGGATATCCTGTGCCTGCAGGAGGTCGACAACATGGAGGCACTGAAAGCCTTCGAATATGGCTATCTCTTCCGCATGGTCGGAGCCGGCTACCGCCAGAAATATCTGGTCGAAGGCAATGACAGCCGCGGTATCGACGTGGCGGTCCTGATGCGCGAGGAGACACGGCACGGCGAGCGGATCGAGGTGCAGGACGTCAAGAGCCATGCGGCGCTGACCTATCATGATCTCAATCTTTATACGCCATCGCTCGGCCCCAACATCCAGCCGCAGGACCGGATCTTCAAGCGCGACTGCCTCGAACTCGATCTGCTGGTCGGTGGACGCCCGCTCACCCTCTATGTCGTTCATTTCAAGTCAATGACCAACGGGCGCGAGGGCGGTGACGGGCGCGCGAGCACCATGCCGGTGCGCGAGGCCGAGGTGAGGGCGGTCCGGCACATCATCGAGAATCGTTTTGGCCGGGAGCATGCGCGCGACCGCAACTTCGTCATCTGTGGCGACATGAATGACTATCAGGAGCGGATCGACGTGATCGGCGATCGGCGCCAAGGCTATGAGTTTGTGCCGCGCGATGCCCTTCCCAGCGCCCTCGACGTTTTCTCCCAGGATGGTTTCGCCGAGAACGTCATGCGCAGACGCGACGTGCTCGATCGCTGGACGCTCTATCACGCGCGTGGGCCGGAGGAGCAGCATCTTTGCCAGCTCGATTACATCTGGCTCTCGGCGGGCCTTGCGCTGTCCAATCCTACGGCCGTGCCCGAGATCATCCGCAATGGTCAGCCGTTCCGGACACCCTTCCCGCCGGGGCAGGAGGTCGAACGCTATCCCCGGATCGGCTGGGACCGACCCAAGGCTTCGGATCACTGCCCCGTGGCCCTCTCCCTGCATTTGCCCTGA
- a CDS encoding PLP-dependent aminotransferase family protein — MLNWDHVFATRASRMRASEIRELLKLLDRPEIISFAGGIPDPALFPTSAFEAAYADIFANGQAASALQYSVSEGYLPLRQWLQKELDRLGIACGVDNIFITSGSQQALDYLGKLLLSPRDTALVNWPTYLGALQAFNAYEPTYDQLSFGNRTPDSYRAAADNAGGRVKFAYLSSDFSNPTGQTVTQEERLALLTLADELDVPVIEDAAYQHLRYDGEAIRPILSLDIERHGSIEETRTIYCGSFSKTLAPGLRVGYVVAATPVIRKLVLMKQAADLHSSSINQIAITHVAERHFDQQVAKIKAAYSARRDAMLAALAAHMPAGTSWTEPQGGMFIWVTLPEGLDGTELLARSVETEKVAFVPGQAFFADRSGTNTLRLSFSCANEAMIAEGIKRLGRLIAASLRVAA, encoded by the coding sequence ATGCTGAACTGGGACCACGTCTTTGCCACGCGCGCCTCGCGCATGCGCGCGTCTGAAATCCGCGAATTGCTGAAACTGCTCGACCGGCCGGAGATCATTTCGTTCGCAGGCGGCATCCCCGATCCGGCATTGTTTCCTACTTCGGCCTTTGAGGCGGCCTATGCCGACATCTTTGCCAACGGGCAGGCCGCCTCTGCCCTGCAGTATTCGGTCTCGGAAGGATATTTGCCGCTGCGCCAGTGGTTGCAAAAGGAATTGGACCGTCTGGGGATTGCCTGCGGCGTCGACAATATCTTCATTACATCGGGCTCCCAGCAGGCGCTGGATTACCTCGGTAAGCTGCTGCTGTCGCCGCGTGACACGGCGCTGGTCAATTGGCCGACCTATCTCGGCGCCCTCCAGGCATTCAACGCCTATGAGCCGACTTATGACCAGCTCAGCTTTGGCAATCGCACGCCGGACAGCTACCGGGCTGCAGCCGACAATGCCGGCGGACGGGTCAAGTTCGCCTACCTGTCCTCCGATTTTTCCAATCCCACTGGTCAGACGGTCACGCAGGAAGAACGGCTCGCGCTTCTCACGCTCGCCGACGAGCTCGACGTGCCTGTGATTGAGGATGCCGCCTATCAGCATCTGCGTTACGACGGCGAGGCGATTCGGCCGATCCTGTCGCTCGACATCGAGCGCCACGGATCGATCGAGGAGACGAGGACCATCTATTGCGGCAGTTTCTCCAAGACGCTCGCCCCTGGTCTTCGGGTCGGCTATGTGGTTGCAGCGACCCCGGTCATCCGCAAGCTGGTCCTGATGAAGCAGGCGGCGGACTTGCATTCTTCCTCGATCAACCAGATTGCCATTACCCATGTCGCCGAACGCCATTTCGATCAGCAGGTAGCTAAAATCAAAGCCGCCTATTCGGCGCGGCGCGATGCCATGCTTGCCGCGCTTGCTGCTCATATGCCGGCAGGCACGAGTTGGACGGAACCCCAGGGCGGCATGTTCATCTGGGTGACGCTGCCGGAGGGACTTGATGGGACCGAGCTCCTGGCGCGGTCGGTCGAGACAGAAAAGGTGGCGTTCGTTCCCGGGCAAGCCTTCTTTGCTGACCGGTCGGGTACCAATACCCTGAGGCTCTCCTTCTCCTGTGCCAATGAGGCAATGATTGCCGAGGGTATCAAGCGGCTCGGACGACTGATTGCCGCAAGTTTACGGGTTGCTGCCTGA
- a CDS encoding GGDEF domain-containing protein: MPDRTPPPLLKTLATPMIGADDKERLPPWEQLTELYRIDPHIIAAAALLAAAILPYLEGNRGKVMAVAVVLAVQLLIRLIADTMFRRRVPDAAFKPWLFGFILVSLLSGIAWGLSLAILYLGSGPQAQVVVLAVGCGIVQSCAARAYMAPASTALVILIMIGIVNVAALSEGDWLMIPICLAYVAFQASYMTRLVELEQARQAAEQKTGKLVIELAESNEKLRQANEQLVRHASTDGLTGLANRRSFDNRLQAEVEEAHSLGSLSLLLLDVDHFKRFNDTYGHLAGDECLRRVASMLRDECAVHSHYPARYGGEEFAVILPKADHKEAEAFATGLLSKVSMLDLSGIAEPSDPLTISIGLACLEDGDDGAHALISRADQGLYAAKQAGRNCARTVERMQDVT, encoded by the coding sequence ATGCCCGACCGTACCCCGCCACCACTCCTGAAGACGCTTGCAACACCCATGATCGGCGCGGACGACAAGGAACGATTGCCGCCCTGGGAGCAACTGACGGAACTCTACAGGATCGATCCACACATCATCGCAGCGGCGGCTCTCCTGGCGGCTGCGATCCTCCCTTACTTGGAAGGGAACCGAGGCAAGGTGATGGCGGTGGCGGTCGTGCTCGCCGTCCAGCTTCTCATCCGTTTGATTGCCGACACCATGTTCCGGCGCCGTGTCCCTGATGCAGCTTTCAAGCCCTGGCTGTTCGGCTTCATCCTGGTCTCGCTTCTCTCCGGCATTGCCTGGGGACTGTCGCTTGCGATCCTCTATCTCGGCTCCGGACCGCAGGCGCAGGTCGTGGTCCTGGCGGTCGGTTGCGGCATCGTCCAGTCCTGCGCTGCCCGTGCCTACATGGCGCCGGCGTCGACCGCGCTGGTGATCCTCATCATGATCGGCATCGTCAATGTCGCGGCACTGAGTGAGGGCGACTGGCTGATGATCCCCATCTGTCTTGCCTATGTCGCATTCCAGGCAAGCTACATGACCCGTCTGGTCGAGCTTGAACAGGCAAGGCAGGCCGCCGAGCAGAAAACCGGCAAACTGGTTATCGAACTCGCCGAGAGCAATGAGAAGCTGAGGCAGGCAAACGAGCAACTGGTTCGGCATGCCTCGACAGACGGCCTGACCGGCCTCGCCAATAGACGGAGTTTCGACAACCGCCTGCAGGCGGAGGTGGAAGAGGCGCACTCGTTAGGCTCTCTCTCCCTCCTCCTCCTCGACGTCGATCATTTCAAGCGTTTCAACGACACCTATGGCCATCTGGCCGGCGACGAGTGTCTGCGCAGGGTCGCCAGCATGCTGCGCGACGAATGCGCCGTCCACTCCCACTATCCCGCCCGCTACGGCGGAGAGGAATTCGCCGTCATCCTGCCAAAGGCTGACCATAAGGAGGCCGAGGCCTTTGCGACTGGCCTCCTTTCAAAAGTCTCTATGCTCGATCTTTCAGGGATCGCTGAACCCTCTGATCCCCTCACCATCAGCATCGGACTGGCCTGCCTGGAAGACGGCGATGACGGTGCTCACGCCCTGATCAGCCGTGCAGACCAGGGGCTCTATGCCGCCAAGCAAGCCGGCCGGAATTGTGCACGCACCGTCGAGCGCATGCAGGATGTGACCTGA
- a CDS encoding TetR/AcrR family transcriptional regulator — protein MHFLSFVILYPVMRLLSHNEVKMSSQVKSFERINQKRRTRAELLRAARELTERGAQPSVAEVADHAGISRATAYRYFSKPEEMIREAVLDAVATSIRIEPVASGEGPEAVGRQLQILVGRIFDMVHENEPMFRALLASTVTGDSNVKRGARRIGWLTEALEPLRAQLAPADFQRLIYALSLLTGIETLVVLEDVCGLDAQEARETALWASKTMLAGLMGDAGGPAAK, from the coding sequence TTGCATTTCCTCTCCTTTGTGATACTTTATCCCGTAATGAGATTGTTGTCTCATAATGAGGTGAAAATGAGCAGTCAAGTAAAAAGTTTCGAGCGCATCAACCAGAAGAGGAGAACCCGTGCCGAGTTGCTCCGCGCTGCTCGAGAACTGACGGAGCGTGGGGCGCAGCCGTCTGTGGCCGAGGTTGCGGATCACGCAGGCATCTCGCGCGCTACTGCCTATCGCTACTTTTCCAAGCCAGAGGAAATGATCCGCGAAGCGGTGCTCGATGCTGTCGCCACCTCAATCCGCATCGAGCCCGTTGCGTCCGGTGAGGGGCCCGAGGCCGTGGGTCGGCAGTTGCAGATCCTGGTTGGCCGCATATTTGATATGGTTCACGAGAACGAACCAATGTTCCGAGCGCTTCTTGCCAGTACTGTCACCGGCGATAGCAACGTGAAACGCGGCGCGCGGCGGATTGGCTGGTTGACGGAAGCGCTGGAGCCGCTTCGGGCGCAATTGGCTCCCGCTGATTTCCAGCGGCTGATCTATGCCCTGTCGCTGCTGACTGGCATTGAAACGCTTGTCGTCCTTGAAGATGTCTGCGGGTTGGATGCGCAGGAGGCCCGAGAAACGGCGCTCTGGGCGTCTAAGACGATGCTGGCGGGTTTGATGGGCGACGCCGGCGGTCCTGCTGCAAAGTGA